One Triticum dicoccoides isolate Atlit2015 ecotype Zavitan chromosome 5B, WEW_v2.0, whole genome shotgun sequence genomic window carries:
- the LOC119305482 gene encoding vegetative cell wall protein gp1-like isoform X2, giving the protein MASWRTPAPPSPYLTSPASLPRSPPSPSTNHSLPHSLSLSPKRLWRRGTVDPAASIHPAPHGDVPEDHRRRPRRLRPSAQAEALSINGIEPSFNLCRRSSSSEPPLKHRPVHPERAPTSPAPENTSRGSIVVVFFNLDKGVELGGPVRPLTPSSSSHTPSSVARCRCSRPSPTSSSSPTASTCWSPEA; this is encoded by the exons ATGGCGTCGTGGCGCACACCCGCGCCCCCCTCGCCCTACTTAACATCGCCAGCCTccctccctcgatcccctcctaGCCCTAGCACCAACCACTCCCTCCCTCACTCCCTGTCACTCTCTCCCAAACGCCTCTGGCGCCGCGGCACCGTCGATCCCGCGGCCTCCATCCACCCCGCGCCTCACGGAGATGTCCCGGAGGACCACCGTCGTCGTCCACGTCGGCTCCGCCCTTCGGCTCAAGCCGAGGCCCTCTCCATCAACGGGATCGAACCCTCCTTCAACCTCTGCCGCCGGTCGTCTTCGTCGGAACCGCCACTCAAGCACCGCCCCGTCCACCCCGAGCGCGCCCCGACCTCTCCGGCGCCTGAGAATACATCCAGGGGCtccatcgtcgtcgtcttcttcaacctcgacaAAGGGGTCGAGCTAGGAGGCCCCGTTCGCCCGCTAACGCCGTCGTCTTCCTCGCATACACCGTCGTCCGTCGCCAGATGCCGCTGCTCCCGgccatccccgacctcctcgaGCTCGCCCACGGCCTCaac atgctggagcccagaagCTTGA
- the LOC119305482 gene encoding vegetative cell wall protein gp1-like isoform X1 has product MASWRTPAPPSPYLTSPASLPRSPPSPSTNHSLPHSLSLSPKRLWRRGTVDPAASIHPAPHGDVPEDHRRRPRRLRPSAQAEALSINGIEPSFNLCRRSSSSEPPLKHRPVHPERAPTSPAPENTSRGSIVVVFFNLDKGVELGGPVRPLTPSSSSHTPSSVARCRCSRPSPTSSSSPTASTPRDCRRPPV; this is encoded by the exons ATGGCGTCGTGGCGCACACCCGCGCCCCCCTCGCCCTACTTAACATCGCCAGCCTccctccctcgatcccctcctaGCCCTAGCACCAACCACTCCCTCCCTCACTCCCTGTCACTCTCTCCCAAACGCCTCTGGCGCCGCGGCACCGTCGATCCCGCGGCCTCCATCCACCCCGCGCCTCACGGAGATGTCCCGGAGGACCACCGTCGTCGTCCACGTCGGCTCCGCCCTTCGGCTCAAGCCGAGGCCCTCTCCATCAACGGGATCGAACCCTCCTTCAACCTCTGCCGCCGGTCGTCTTCGTCGGAACCGCCACTCAAGCACCGCCCCGTCCACCCCGAGCGCGCCCCGACCTCTCCGGCGCCTGAGAATACATCCAGGGGCtccatcgtcgtcgtcttcttcaacctcgacaAAGGGGTCGAGCTAGGAGGCCCCGTTCGCCCGCTAACGCCGTCGTCTTCCTCGCATACACCGTCGTCCGTCGCCAGATGCCGCTGCTCCCGgccatccccgacctcctcgaGCTCGCCCACGGCCTCaac accccgagactgccggcgacccccagtttga